In Clostridium sp. DL-VIII, the following proteins share a genomic window:
- a CDS encoding helix-turn-helix transcriptional regulator, which yields MLGDKVKLLRKKMKITQQKLAETIGLSQSTIGMIESNKQGASNDTLIKLANTLNTTVDYLLSDDKDEAEIILKDNESIIEDNDIRRIERARRKMDPKNKEKMMKILRSAFDEYFDD from the coding sequence ATGTTAGGCGACAAAGTAAAATTACTTAGGAAGAAAATGAAAATTACACAGCAAAAGTTAGCTGAAACAATTGGTTTAAGTCAATCTACAATTGGAATGATAGAAAGCAATAAGCAAGGTGCTAGTAATGACACTTTAATTAAGCTTGCTAATACTCTAAACACTACTGTTGATTATTTACTTTCCGATGACAAAGATGAAGCAGAAATTATTCTGAAGGATAATGAATCTATTATTGAAGATAATGATATTAGAAGAATTGAAAGAGCTAGAAGAAAAATGGATCCTAAGAATAAAGAAAAAATGATGAAAATTTTAAGGTCTGCTTTTGATGAATACTTTGACGATTAG
- a CDS encoding ImmA/IrrE family metallo-endopeptidase: MLDHNLTKEETFELLNSDEGCTDYFKPLDKYIIYYNDLDYKSEERIRWTLSHELGHILCEHYSKSTKIFCESLTEEDYKFRESEANYFTGLLLSNPIILHKLNVRSPYDIETYCALSSEAARYRYDNYKKWCKNIILTSSDRYIIRNFQDYLSAQALEYEEFLVFMSSF, translated from the coding sequence ATGCTTGACCACAATCTAACTAAAGAAGAAACTTTTGAATTATTAAATTCAGATGAAGGCTGTACTGATTATTTCAAACCATTAGATAAATATATAATTTATTATAATGACTTAGATTATAAATCTGAAGAGCGGATTAGATGGACTTTATCCCACGAATTAGGTCATATTTTATGTGAACATTATTCAAAATCTACAAAGATATTTTGTGAATCTTTAACTGAAGAAGATTATAAATTTAGAGAATCTGAAGCGAATTATTTTACCGGCTTATTACTATCTAACCCAATAATACTACACAAGCTGAATGTAAGATCTCCTTATGATATTGAGACATATTGTGCTCTATCGTCAGAAGCTGCACGTTACAGATATGATAATTATAAGAAATGGTGTAAAAATATTATTTTGACAAGCTCAGACAGATATATAATCAGAAACTTCCAAGATTACTTAAGTGCTCAAGCACTTGAGTATGAGGAGTTTCTAGTATTTATGAGTTCATTTTAG
- a CDS encoding DegV family protein: MRKIKIITDSSCDLSYEIINSLDIGYLGLECELDGKKIVEDCGQSLSYKEFYEKLRNGAMPRTSQVSPINFSKEFEKWIGKDYDILYIGFSSALSGTCNSALIAREEVLEIYPECKIIIIDTKAATSGQGLLVYIAAKLKEEGKSIDEIAQYIEDRKRNVYHFFTVKDLKYLERGGRISTTSAILGKVLNINPILTVTEEGTLEFLEMVRGEKKVLRELVKKIEKNIDGVDIDTIFVSHADNEEAVKYLCKLIKEKFNVKDIIINYMGLVIGSHTGYGAVGVFFIGKEKNNI, from the coding sequence ATGAGAAAAATTAAGATAATAACAGATTCATCATGTGATCTATCTTATGAGATTATAAATTCTTTAGACATTGGTTATTTAGGACTAGAGTGTGAATTAGATGGAAAAAAGATTGTAGAAGACTGTGGACAAAGCCTTAGTTATAAAGAGTTTTATGAAAAGCTTCGAAATGGAGCTATGCCAAGGACAAGCCAAGTAAGTCCAATAAATTTTTCTAAAGAATTTGAGAAGTGGATAGGTAAAGATTATGATATTTTATATATAGGGTTTTCTTCAGCACTAAGTGGAACCTGCAATAGTGCACTTATTGCAAGAGAAGAAGTTTTAGAAATATATCCAGAATGTAAAATAATTATAATAGATACAAAAGCCGCTACTAGTGGGCAGGGATTATTGGTATATATAGCTGCAAAATTAAAAGAAGAAGGAAAAAGTATTGATGAAATTGCTCAGTATATAGAGGATAGAAAAAGAAATGTATATCACTTTTTTACAGTAAAAGATTTGAAGTATTTAGAACGAGGCGGAAGAATAAGCACTACATCAGCAATATTAGGTAAGGTTCTAAATATTAATCCTATTTTAACTGTTACTGAAGAGGGAACTTTAGAGTTTTTAGAAATGGTAAGAGGAGAAAAAAAGGTATTAAGAGAATTAGTTAAGAAAATTGAAAAAAATATTGATGGAGTAGATATTGATACGATTTTTGTTTCTCACGCTGATAATGAGGAAGCAGTTAAATATTTGTGTAAATTGATTAAGGAAAAATTTAACGTTAAGGATATTATAATAAATTATATGGGATTAGTAATAGGAAGTCACACTGGATATGGAGCAGTGGGAGTTTTTTTTATAGGAAAAGAAAAAAATAATATATGA
- a CDS encoding cation diffusion facilitator family transporter, which yields MIEKKPQLKNHIFKQSEKKIFFTIIGVSIIFLGKFTGAFITNSLALFSDSWHLLTDIASLLISFWGLKIATKAANYKYTFGYSRFSIFTAFINNISLIFISIYIFYEAVLRYLNPIEIAPQGMIIFSILGLAVNTLVVFNLGNGSNNLNVRSVFLHFLGDALSDIGVLIGGIIIYFTNLSGIDTFLSAILACLILRNAFKMALECIKILLEAAPEEISIDDLKKSIKDLGGIIEITDIHIWSLSKEILSMTAHISIKECTIENCETKLHDIQHLLKDKFNIDHSTIQFEHSTCCSCFHSKPDHKYCCTMCIDKCINERKY from the coding sequence ATGATTGAAAAAAAACCTCAGTTGAAAAATCATATATTTAAACAAAGTGAGAAGAAAATATTCTTTACAATAATTGGAGTATCAATTATTTTTTTAGGAAAATTCACAGGTGCTTTTATAACCAATAGTCTTGCACTCTTCAGTGACAGCTGGCATCTTTTAACAGATATTGCTTCATTATTAATAAGCTTTTGGGGCCTAAAGATAGCAACCAAGGCTGCTAATTACAAATACACTTTTGGCTACTCCAGATTTAGTATATTCACTGCATTCATAAATAACATTTCATTAATTTTTATATCTATATATATTTTTTATGAGGCAGTGCTCAGATATCTTAATCCCATAGAAATTGCCCCTCAAGGAATGATTATCTTCTCTATCCTAGGGCTAGCTGTAAACACACTAGTAGTATTTAATCTTGGGAATGGATCCAATAATTTGAATGTGAGAAGCGTATTTTTACACTTTCTCGGAGATGCATTATCAGATATTGGTGTACTTATAGGTGGTATTATAATTTACTTTACCAATTTATCTGGCATTGATACATTTCTAAGTGCAATACTCGCTTGTCTTATCTTGAGAAATGCTTTCAAGATGGCCCTTGAATGTATTAAAATTCTTCTAGAAGCCGCTCCTGAAGAAATTTCTATTGATGATTTAAAGAAATCTATTAAAGATTTAGGAGGTATAATTGAGATTACAGATATTCACATATGGAGCTTATCTAAAGAGATCCTATCAATGACAGCACACATCTCAATAAAGGAGTGCACTATTGAAAATTGTGAAACAAAATTACATGATATTCAGCATTTATTAAAAGATAAATTTAATATAGATCACTCTACTATACAATTTGAACATTCTACCTGCTGTAGTTGCTTTCATAGTAAGCCTGATCATAAATATTGTTGTACTATGTGCATTGATAAATGTATAAATGAACGTAAATACTAA
- a CDS encoding glycosyltransferase — protein sequence MHTINMLSSADKVKGQGVLSAYIEQVNLVKNGLKDNYKVTINSSNLHGIVHYHTIDLKFFLSIPFSKLLGTSVAYVHFVPETIEESLKLPAIIKKIFYKYIIWFYKSVDHLVVVNPYFIDILKRYKIDEHKVTYIPNFVSEESFYRYDKERINTIKALYNIPLKKFVVLGVGQVQTRKGVTDFIEVSKSLPNIQFIWAGGFSFGPITDGYAELKKLVSNSPPNVKFLGIIDRDKMNDIYNICDLMFLPSYNELFPMSILEAMALKIPVLLRDLDIYHNILFDYYLRGKNIIEFKDIITALQSKGKNYETWCNNSWECHKFYSKDYVLKMWKEFYDSIYCKKIQIRSNIDEK from the coding sequence ATGCACACAATTAATATGCTTTCTTCTGCTGATAAAGTAAAAGGGCAAGGAGTCCTATCAGCATATATAGAACAAGTTAATTTAGTTAAAAATGGACTTAAAGACAATTATAAAGTTACAATAAACAGTTCTAACTTACACGGCATTGTCCACTACCACACTATTGACTTAAAATTTTTTTTAAGCATTCCTTTTTCAAAATTACTAGGTACAAGTGTGGCTTATGTGCATTTTGTTCCTGAAACCATAGAAGAAAGTCTAAAGCTGCCTGCTATAATAAAGAAAATATTCTATAAGTATATAATTTGGTTCTACAAAAGCGTTGATCACTTAGTAGTAGTTAACCCATATTTTATCGACATTCTTAAACGTTATAAAATAGATGAACATAAGGTAACTTATATCCCTAACTTTGTTTCCGAAGAAAGTTTTTATAGATATGATAAAGAAAGGATTAACACCATAAAAGCTTTATACAATATACCATTAAAAAAATTTGTTGTATTAGGAGTTGGGCAAGTCCAAACTCGGAAAGGTGTTACTGATTTTATTGAAGTTTCCAAAAGCCTTCCTAATATTCAATTTATATGGGCAGGCGGATTTTCTTTTGGTCCAATAACTGATGGTTATGCAGAACTTAAAAAGCTTGTTTCAAATTCGCCTCCTAACGTTAAATTTTTAGGTATTATAGATAGAGATAAGATGAATGATATATATAATATTTGTGATTTAATGTTTTTACCTTCTTATAATGAACTGTTTCCAATGTCTATTCTCGAAGCTATGGCATTAAAAATCCCAGTACTTTTAAGAGATTTAGATATATATCATAACATTTTATTTGATTATTATTTACGTGGGAAAAATATAATTGAATTTAAAGATATTATAACTGCCTTGCAAAGTAAAGGTAAAAATTATGAGACCTGGTGCAATAACTCCTGGGAATGCCATAAATTTTATTCTAAAGATTATGTTTTAAAAATGTGGAAAGAATTTTATGATTCAATATACTGTAAGAAAATTCAAATTAGGAGTAATATAGATGAAAAATAA
- a CDS encoding lysylphosphatidylglycerol synthase transmembrane domain-containing protein, giving the protein MKNKIFNSIAMIISACIFLSFFLFTKGLNSIFQDLKTLIFLWLLFSFVLILLFWLFETLVLYIITKKFYNIDNLFLKCLKFEMIGQYFGAVTPFSAGSQPAQLYAMTENGIPAGISGSILMIKFIVHQLVNIIILILAFLFKFSYFNSRVNYFIYFCVSGFVVHIIIMTLMIVFSISSKLTKGIFMFIFKLLEKFKLLKKPEELYKKIETELENFHENTLLITKNIKMCLMASIFTILQWLAFFTIPYCIYRSFGFNSADILTMIAAQIFLINFMAIIPLPGAEGGAEGGFYLIYGLFFKEGIIITAIFIWRILTYYMSIAIGSIFTLLLPKINSRK; this is encoded by the coding sequence ATGAAAAATAAAATATTTAATTCAATTGCAATGATTATTTCTGCCTGCATTTTCTTATCATTCTTTCTTTTTACGAAAGGTTTAAACTCTATATTTCAAGATTTAAAAACTTTAATATTCTTATGGCTGCTCTTTTCTTTCGTGCTCATACTTCTGTTTTGGTTATTTGAAACACTCGTCTTATACATAATAACTAAAAAGTTTTATAATATAGATAATTTATTTTTAAAATGTTTAAAGTTTGAAATGATTGGACAATATTTTGGTGCTGTTACTCCATTTTCAGCTGGAAGCCAGCCTGCTCAGTTATATGCAATGACTGAAAATGGAATTCCAGCTGGAATTTCTGGTTCAATTTTAATGATTAAATTTATAGTACATCAATTAGTAAATATAATTATTTTAATTTTAGCATTTTTATTTAAGTTTAGTTATTTTAATTCAAGAGTAAATTATTTTATATACTTTTGTGTTTCTGGCTTCGTTGTACATATAATAATCATGACATTAATGATTGTATTTTCAATTAGCAGTAAATTAACTAAAGGCATATTCATGTTTATATTTAAACTATTAGAAAAATTCAAACTGTTAAAGAAACCTGAGGAACTTTATAAAAAAATAGAGACTGAACTAGAAAACTTTCATGAAAATACCTTGCTAATAACAAAAAATATAAAAATGTGCCTTATGGCATCTATTTTTACAATTCTTCAATGGTTAGCTTTTTTTACTATACCATATTGTATTTATAGAAGTTTTGGTTTTAATTCTGCCGATATATTAACCATGATAGCTGCTCAAATCTTTTTAATAAATTTCATGGCAATTATCCCACTCCCTGGTGCTGAAGGTGGCGCTGAAGGTGGTTTTTACTTAATTTATGGTTTGTTCTTTAAAGAAGGTATAATTATAACAGCAATTTTTATATGGAGAATATTGACCTATTATATGTCAATTGCTATAGGAAGCATATTTACTTTGTTGCTTCCAAAAATTAACTCAAGAAAATAG
- a CDS encoding Nramp family divalent metal transporter, which translates to MNGKRITWITNLLIFFSILGPGIITGSVDNDAGGITTYSVAGAAYGYKLLWALIPCFIVLVIVQEMNARMGIVTGKGLADLIRENFGVRITFFIFIGLIIADMGNTATEFAGIAGSMQIFGVSKYISVPFAAIAVWILVVKGTYKTTEKLFLVFSLFLLSYIASAFLAKPDWHEIGIALIHPTIETNFDYVDTVVGMIGTTIAPWMQFYMQSAVIEKGLKIEDFKYEVWDVVVGSIITVIVAFFIIVACGATLNKSGIQIGEAKDAALALQPLAGAFASEIFAFGLFIASIFSATILPLATAFYICEAFGFEAGIDKSLKEAPEFFTLFTIIILVGIIIILIPGAPLIEITLGSQVINGILLPVVLVCMMLMVNNKEIMGEYVNGRVKNAIGWITIIVLIVLTLILTLEPLVAIFLS; encoded by the coding sequence GTGAATGGGAAAAGAATAACATGGATAACAAATTTATTAATATTTTTTAGTATTCTAGGTCCAGGAATTATAACAGGCAGTGTAGATAACGATGCAGGTGGTATTACAACCTATTCGGTAGCTGGTGCAGCCTATGGATATAAACTGCTTTGGGCATTAATTCCCTGCTTCATTGTACTCGTTATAGTACAAGAGATGAATGCTAGAATGGGGATAGTAACAGGAAAGGGCTTAGCTGATTTAATTAGAGAAAATTTTGGAGTTAGGATAACTTTCTTCATTTTTATTGGATTAATTATTGCAGATATGGGGAATACAGCTACTGAGTTTGCTGGAATAGCCGGTAGTATGCAGATTTTTGGCGTGAGTAAATATATTTCTGTACCGTTTGCTGCTATTGCAGTGTGGATTTTAGTTGTAAAAGGTACTTATAAGACAACAGAAAAGCTATTTCTAGTTTTTAGTTTATTTTTGCTATCCTACATTGCCTCAGCATTTCTAGCAAAACCAGATTGGCATGAAATAGGCATCGCTTTAATTCATCCAACCATTGAAACTAACTTCGATTATGTAGATACCGTTGTTGGTATGATAGGAACTACTATAGCTCCATGGATGCAGTTTTATATGCAGTCAGCAGTCATAGAAAAGGGATTAAAGATAGAGGATTTTAAATATGAAGTTTGGGATGTTGTGGTTGGAAGCATTATTACAGTAATAGTTGCCTTTTTTATAATTGTAGCTTGTGGAGCAACTCTCAATAAAAGTGGAATTCAAATAGGAGAAGCTAAGGATGCCGCATTAGCATTGCAGCCTCTTGCTGGAGCTTTTGCTTCTGAAATTTTTGCATTTGGTCTTTTTATAGCTTCAATTTTTTCTGCAACAATATTGCCTTTAGCTACAGCCTTTTATATTTGTGAAGCCTTTGGTTTTGAAGCAGGGATAGACAAGTCCTTAAAAGAAGCACCTGAGTTTTTTACATTATTTACAATAATAATTTTAGTAGGAATCATAATAATTTTAATTCCAGGAGCACCACTTATTGAAATAACCTTAGGATCACAAGTAATAAATGGTATACTTTTGCCGGTTGTCCTAGTCTGCATGATGCTTATGGTAAATAATAAGGAAATCATGGGCGAATATGTTAACGGTAGAGTAAAGAATGCAATTGGTTGGATAACAATTATAGTGTTAATTGTATTAACACTTATCCTGACCCTTGAGCCTTTGGTAGCTATTTTCTTGAGTTAA
- a CDS encoding CBS domain-containing protein → MQFRSVYLSRILDRKIYTLNNEVLGTLKDLAVDVNYKNPKVTIAVIKTKNGIKFIDFNNIDVYKDKKQYMMICNKIIGKELEDSLLLNKYVLDKQIIDVNGRKVVRANDIRLIILASGMFIAAVDIGLEGILRRIGIAKPLKRIGVKVSSRLMLWGDIETAYASRDISLSKTYEKLHTLHPSDLADIIEDFDANTGAIIFSSLDTAKAADVLEELEEDVQISLLRILSTDKAADILEEMPADEAADVLDGLKEDKAEELLNNMEKEASDEIRELMEYEEDLVGSLMTTDFVSCPSHYTVADAVNDIRKDQEEIEQFYYVYVVNAVNKLIGVVSLKELIIASPTQKLEEIMSKKIIYIQDEEKISDLIKDITKYNLLAMPVVDEKIHLIGSVSLNDIMFEIIKHNKKVI, encoded by the coding sequence GTGCAATTTAGAAGTGTTTATTTAAGCAGGATATTGGATAGAAAAATATATACCTTGAATAATGAAGTTTTAGGAACATTAAAAGATCTGGCTGTTGATGTTAATTATAAAAATCCTAAAGTTACCATAGCTGTCATTAAAACAAAAAATGGAATAAAATTTATTGATTTTAATAACATAGATGTTTATAAAGACAAGAAACAGTATATGATGATTTGTAACAAGATTATAGGAAAAGAACTGGAAGATAGTTTGCTCTTAAACAAATATGTTTTAGATAAGCAAATTATAGATGTGAATGGAAGAAAGGTCGTTAGAGCTAATGATATTAGATTGATTATATTGGCTTCAGGCATGTTTATTGCTGCAGTAGATATTGGTCTGGAAGGTATTTTAAGACGAATTGGAATTGCCAAGCCATTAAAGAGAATAGGTGTAAAAGTATCTAGCAGACTAATGTTGTGGGGAGATATTGAAACAGCATATGCTTCAAGAGACATTTCTCTTTCAAAAACATATGAAAAACTTCATACCCTTCATCCATCTGATCTTGCGGATATTATTGAAGATTTTGATGCAAATACAGGAGCAATTATTTTTTCAAGTTTAGATACTGCAAAGGCGGCAGATGTCTTGGAAGAATTAGAAGAGGATGTACAAATAAGCCTGCTTAGAATTCTCTCTACAGATAAGGCCGCTGATATATTAGAGGAAATGCCAGCAGATGAAGCAGCTGACGTATTGGATGGCCTCAAAGAGGATAAGGCAGAAGAATTACTTAACAATATGGAAAAAGAAGCTTCAGATGAAATACGAGAGCTTATGGAATATGAAGAAGATTTGGTTGGAAGCCTTATGACTACTGATTTTGTTTCATGTCCAAGTCATTATACTGTAGCTGATGCGGTCAATGACATTAGAAAAGATCAAGAAGAAATTGAACAGTTTTACTATGTTTATGTTGTAAATGCAGTAAATAAACTTATTGGAGTAGTATCCTTAAAAGAATTAATTATTGCATCTCCTACTCAGAAGTTAGAAGAGATTATGAGTAAGAAAATTATATACATCCAGGATGAAGAAAAAATAAGCGATTTAATAAAAGATATAACAAAATATAACCTGCTTGCTATGCCCGTAGTTGATGAAAAAATTCATTTAATTGGAAGTGTAAGTTTAAATGATATTATGTTTGAAATAATTAAGCATAATAAAAAAGTTATATAG
- a CDS encoding glycosyltransferase family 4 protein, with amino-acid sequence MKILITTDTYSPIINGVVTSINNLYRELKCNGHEVKILTLSNTGDEKIDGDVYYLKSIKVGIYPDTRIINIILQNGLIKKIIKWKPDVVHSQTEFSMMLVSKYISRKLNIPHIHTYHTMYENYLNYLFKGKIINRNACAKIIKVLLNSLDSIIAPTEKTRDTLVSYGVKKPIYVVPTGIDLSRFKQELSLEEKQKIMSELNINRQDRIIAYIGRIGEEKNISELIRLMPGVIKEIHNVKLLIVGGGPYLNNLKSLVKKDKIEERVIFTGMINPEEIYKYYKIAEVFVTASFSETQGLTYVEALSSGCPVVCKYDPCINGVIEQGENGFSYKEKDEFAHYIKRILSDIKLRDRMSKEAVINANKYSSDSFARSILDKYFYVINANRESSISVAKLVNPKPQK; translated from the coding sequence ATGAAGATTTTAATAACAACAGATACGTATTCTCCTATAATAAATGGTGTTGTTACTTCAATTAATAATTTATATAGAGAATTAAAATGTAATGGACATGAGGTTAAGATTTTAACTTTGTCAAATACAGGGGATGAAAAGATAGATGGGGATGTGTATTATTTAAAATCAATTAAAGTTGGTATTTATCCTGATACAAGAATTATAAATATTATTTTACAAAATGGGCTTATTAAAAAAATTATTAAATGGAAACCAGATGTTGTTCATTCACAGACAGAATTTTCTATGATGTTAGTATCTAAATATATTTCTCGTAAATTAAATATTCCACATATACATACGTATCACACTATGTATGAAAACTATCTTAATTATTTATTTAAAGGAAAAATAATAAATAGAAATGCATGCGCTAAAATAATTAAGGTACTATTAAATAGTCTTGATAGTATTATAGCACCAACAGAAAAAACCAGAGATACATTAGTAAGTTATGGTGTTAAGAAACCTATATATGTAGTACCAACTGGAATAGATTTAAGCAGATTTAAACAGGAATTATCATTAGAAGAAAAGCAGAAAATTATGTCTGAATTAAATATTAATAGACAGGATAGGATTATAGCTTATATTGGTAGAATAGGGGAAGAAAAAAATATCAGTGAGCTTATAAGATTGATGCCTGGCGTTATAAAAGAGATTCATAATGTAAAACTTTTGATTGTTGGAGGAGGACCATATTTAAATAATTTAAAAAGTTTAGTCAAAAAAGATAAAATAGAAGAGAGAGTTATTTTTACAGGAATGATAAATCCCGAAGAGATTTATAAATATTATAAAATAGCAGAGGTATTTGTTACTGCATCATTTAGCGAAACCCAAGGTTTAACTTACGTGGAAGCTTTAAGCAGTGGATGTCCGGTGGTTTGTAAATATGATCCTTGCATAAATGGAGTAATTGAACAAGGGGAAAATGGCTTTTCTTATAAAGAAAAAGATGAATTTGCACATTATATAAAGAGAATATTAAGCGACATTAAGTTAAGAGATAGGATGAGTAAAGAAGCTGTTATTAATGCAAATAAATATTCTAGTGATAGTTTTGCAAGAAGTATTTTAGATAAGTACTTTTATGTTATAAATGCTAATAGGGAAAGTAGTATTTCTGTTGCAAAATTAGTGAATCCTAAACCACAAAAATAA
- a CDS encoding H-type small acid-soluble spore protein, translating into MDKQRAKEISSLPTMVNVTYNGTPIYIENVNENSDTASIHFLNNPKKSREVSVNNLQEH; encoded by the coding sequence ATGGACAAACAACGTGCAAAAGAAATTTCATCTTTACCTACTATGGTTAACGTAACTTATAATGGAACACCAATTTATATCGAAAATGTGAATGAAAATTCAGATACTGCCAGCATACATTTCTTAAATAACCCTAAAAAATCACGTGAAGTATCTGTAAACAACTTGCAGGAACATTAG
- a CDS encoding Na+/H+ antiporter NhaC family protein, with protein sequence MEIAIAFIVCFLLLIYSSVKGIFVGYTLIIGLLIFIALACKKGFKFIDVIHMAYAGGKKSFIVLEIFILIGAVTSTWMASGTVPAIVYYGMQFLNPNIFVVYVFLITALVSFLLGTSFGTVGTVGVAFMVMARGGHVNLSLTAGAVLAGAYFGDRCSPMSSSANLVANITTTDLYMNIKNMFKSSIIPFIIAFFMYLVFSFKFPLNVQESDISAEILRSFNISFITLVPAIIILVFCIFKINVKISILVSIIAACTISIVLEHNSMSQVIRYVIEGYSIEDNDILGSIIKGGGVLSMLKSALVVFVSSAFTGIFEGTKMLTNLEEIIDKSKGRAGCFFTTVIVSIITAAFGCSQALSVILTHMLMKKNYEENNIDKDQLALDIENSAIIIAPLIPWNIAVLVPLTTLNTGSGAIIYAFYLYLIPIISIVYFKLNSMKKTAIQNPI encoded by the coding sequence TTGGAAATTGCAATTGCATTTATAGTTTGTTTTTTATTATTAATTTATAGTTCAGTAAAAGGAATTTTTGTAGGATATACATTAATTATAGGACTATTAATATTTATAGCCTTAGCTTGCAAAAAAGGCTTTAAATTTATTGATGTTATACATATGGCCTATGCAGGAGGCAAGAAGTCTTTTATTGTACTTGAAATTTTCATATTAATTGGAGCAGTAACATCTACATGGATGGCCAGTGGAACAGTTCCAGCTATAGTTTATTACGGAATGCAGTTTTTAAATCCTAATATTTTTGTAGTTTATGTATTTTTGATAACAGCATTAGTATCATTTTTATTAGGAACCTCCTTTGGTACTGTTGGAACAGTTGGAGTAGCTTTTATGGTTATGGCAAGAGGAGGGCATGTTAATTTAAGCTTAACAGCAGGTGCAGTTCTTGCTGGAGCATATTTTGGCGATAGATGCTCACCAATGTCCTCTAGTGCTAATCTTGTGGCAAATATTACAACGACTGACTTATATATGAATATTAAAAATATGTTTAAGAGTTCGATAATACCTTTTATAATAGCATTTTTTATGTATCTAGTTTTTTCATTTAAATTTCCATTAAATGTTCAGGAAAGTGATATAAGTGCGGAAATTTTAAGAAGCTTTAATATAAGTTTTATTACCTTGGTGCCGGCAATTATAATATTAGTATTTTGTATATTTAAGATAAATGTGAAGATATCTATTTTAGTCAGTATAATTGCAGCCTGCACTATAAGTATTGTACTTGAACATAATTCAATGAGCCAGGTAATAAGGTATGTAATAGAAGGATATAGCATAGAAGATAATGATATTTTAGGCAGCATTATAAAGGGTGGCGGAGTATTATCTATGCTCAAATCTGCTTTAGTTGTATTTGTATCGTCTGCCTTTACAGGTATATTTGAAGGTACAAAAATGTTAACTAATTTAGAAGAAATAATAGATAAGTCTAAAGGCAGAGCAGGATGCTTTTTTACTACCGTTATAGTAAGTATTATTACAGCGGCTTTTGGCTGCAGTCAAGCACTTTCAGTAATTCTTACTCATATGCTAATGAAAAAGAATTACGAAGAAAATAATATAGATAAGGATCAATTGGCTTTAGATATCGAAAATTCGGCAATAATCATAGCACCGTTAATTCCTTGGAATATTGCTGTATTAGTGCCATTAACTACTCTTAATACAGGTTCAGGTGCTATTATTTATGCATTTTATTTATATTTAATTCCTATAATCAGTATTGTATATTTTAAATTAAATAGTATGAAAAAAACTGCAATTCAAAATCCAATATGA